In a genomic window of Tissierella sp. Yu-01:
- the msrB gene encoding peptide-methionine (R)-S-oxide reductase MsrB has product MEKKYEKPSREDLIEKLTPVEYKVTQENATERPFTHEYNENFEEGIYVDIVSGEPLFSSKDKFDAGCGWPSFTKSIEDENIVEKRDLTHGMIRTEVRSKYGDSHLGHVFPDGPKDKGGLRYCINGASLRFIKKEDLEKEGYGEYLKLF; this is encoded by the coding sequence ATGGAAAAAAAGTATGAAAAGCCATCAAGAGAAGATTTAATAGAAAAATTAACACCTGTTGAATATAAAGTAACTCAGGAAAATGCAACTGAGAGACCTTTTACACATGAATATAATGAAAATTTTGAAGAGGGGATTTATGTAGATATTGTTTCTGGTGAACCATTATTCTCTTCTAAAGATAAATTTGATGCAGGTTGCGGCTGGCCTAGCTTTACTAAGTCTATAGAAGATGAGAATATAGTTGAAAAAAGGGATTTAACACACGGAATGATTAGAACAGAAGTAAGAAGTAAATATGGTGATTCACATTTAGGTCATGTATTTCCAGATGGACCTAAGGATAAGGGTGGATTAAGATACTGTATTAACGGAGCATCTTTACGCTTTATCAAGAAAGAAGACTTGGAAAAAGAGGGCTACGGAGAATACTTAAAATTATTTTAG
- a CDS encoding HAMP domain-containing sensor histidine kinase, which produces MSIKKDENSVSFSSKIRSSLVLKLNLEMMHRLLSGFLAINILIFLMSFFVILWRTEIGVQEVIDIITPSTINRNPLSYYEKGYVIVKEESPKGIILPEFIQDYLPVEINNSKRNIFIPVEEESTLSDKIEAIRYSVGFPINASYYQVVYPIGLELMSFLRLFVILIIAEGIILFKNIRKGQRVIRRTLKPLAELAETARSLNVVQSFDGQNLKDLAGEISNIDASKLDRRISVDSSQDELKALASAINQMLNRINESYQSQVRFVSNASHELRTPISVIQGYINLLDRWGKEDEKTLQESIDAIKSEVEDMKELVEKLLFLARGDSETIVLHKELFDSCEIVEEIIRETQMIDEGHEFKMEMGIPAYVEADRQLFKQAIRILVDNSIKYTPNGKQILLRVERNQGKVNITVQDSGIGIESDDLPRIFDRFYRSDESRARKSGGTGLGLSIAKWIIERHGAYFEILSRMNAGTRITIVFPEADK; this is translated from the coding sequence ATGAGCATTAAAAAGGACGAAAACTCAGTTAGTTTTTCTAGTAAAATACGTTCATCACTTGTACTGAAACTCAATTTGGAAATGATGCATAGGCTATTATCCGGATTTTTGGCGATTAATATCCTAATTTTCCTGATGAGTTTTTTTGTGATTTTATGGAGAACTGAAATAGGAGTTCAGGAGGTAATTGACATAATAACTCCCTCAACTATAAATAGAAACCCCCTCAGCTATTATGAAAAAGGATATGTAATTGTAAAAGAGGAGTCTCCAAAAGGGATTATCCTTCCTGAATTTATACAAGATTATCTTCCTGTTGAAATCAATAACTCAAAGAGAAATATCTTCATACCTGTAGAAGAGGAAAGTACCTTATCAGACAAGATAGAGGCTATAAGATATTCTGTAGGATTCCCTATAAATGCATCATATTACCAGGTAGTATATCCCATAGGCCTTGAGTTGATGAGCTTTTTAAGGCTATTTGTTATACTGATTATAGCTGAAGGAATTATTTTGTTCAAAAACATACGTAAGGGTCAAAGAGTAATAAGAAGAACACTAAAGCCCCTTGCTGAATTGGCTGAAACAGCTAGAAGTCTCAATGTGGTACAGTCATTTGATGGACAAAACCTTAAGGATTTGGCAGGAGAAATCAGCAATATTGATGCAAGTAAGCTTGACAGACGTATATCTGTGGATAGCTCACAAGATGAGCTTAAGGCTTTAGCCTCGGCTATAAATCAGATGTTAAACCGTATTAATGAATCATATCAATCCCAGGTGAGGTTCGTTTCAAATGCATCCCATGAACTTAGAACCCCAATATCTGTTATACAAGGATATATAAATTTACTTGACCGCTGGGGTAAAGAAGATGAAAAGACGCTGCAAGAGTCTATTGATGCCATAAAGAGTGAAGTGGAGGATATGAAGGAATTAGTAGAAAAGCTTCTATTCCTTGCTAGAGGAGACAGTGAAACCATCGTGCTTCATAAAGAGTTATTCGATTCTTGTGAAATAGTGGAAGAAATTATTCGAGAGACCCAGATGATTGATGAAGGTCACGAGTTTAAAATGGAAATGGGTATTCCTGCATATGTGGAAGCTGATAGACAGCTATTTAAGCAGGCTATTAGAATTTTAGTTGATAACAGCATAAAATATACACCAAATGGAAAGCAAATACTGTTAAGGGTAGAAAGAAATCAAGGTAAAGTAAATATTACTGTACAGGATAGCGGAATCGGAATAGAATCTGATGACCTTCCTCGAATATTTGATAGATTCTACCGCTCTGATGAATCAAGAGCACGTAAAAGCGGAGGCACTGGTTTAGGGTTATCAATTGCTAAGTGGATAATTGAACGTCACGGTGCATATTTCGAAATACTCAGTAGAATGAATGCAGGTACTCGTATAACTATTGTATTTCCTGAGGCTGATAAATAA
- a CDS encoding LCP family protein — protein MTQVFENGIIKLLMEKDGDLVKKKFFISFTATLVIFFVIYMIFFDSLFINDSVVEEPDNEMPVATDEDLDTSKEDNEVLFLLCGEAEFKLTDTMMLVNVNFDNGDISLLSIPRDTKVDDKKIDKINAANSVGGMKLAMSTVSELLGVDIDHYVKVDYQVVMDLVDIIGGVEIEVPFLMEYKDPTANPPLNIYIKKGLQVLDGKMAHDFLRWRHNNSKTVGYKEGDVGRIQAQQYFMRELIKQTLNSDDLIKKLPSIVITYFKNVETNLPLETILNGVKFAKNLDTENIRTETLPGAGTYIGSISYFIHNEEQTKALVNELY, from the coding sequence TTGACTCAAGTATTTGAGAATGGTATTATTAAGCTATTAATGGAAAAAGATGGTGATTTGGTGAAAAAGAAATTCTTTATCTCATTTACTGCCACACTAGTGATTTTTTTTGTAATTTATATGATTTTCTTTGATTCTTTGTTTATTAATGATTCAGTCGTAGAAGAACCTGATAATGAGATGCCAGTAGCAACAGATGAAGATTTAGATACATCAAAAGAAGATAATGAAGTATTATTTTTACTTTGTGGAGAGGCTGAATTTAAATTAACAGATACAATGATGTTGGTAAATGTTAATTTTGATAATGGAGATATTAGTTTATTATCTATTCCAAGGGATACAAAGGTAGATGATAAGAAGATAGATAAAATTAATGCTGCTAATTCAGTAGGTGGCATGAAGCTGGCTATGTCCACTGTAAGTGAACTCTTAGGTGTTGATATTGACCATTATGTAAAGGTTGATTATCAGGTAGTTATGGATTTAGTAGATATAATAGGTGGAGTTGAGATAGAAGTTCCATTCTTAATGGAATATAAAGATCCAACAGCAAATCCTCCTTTAAATATATACATTAAAAAAGGATTACAGGTTTTAGACGGTAAGATGGCACATGATTTCTTACGTTGGAGACATAACAATTCAAAAACTGTAGGATATAAGGAAGGAGATGTAGGAAGGATTCAGGCACAACAGTATTTCATGAGGGAATTGATTAAACAGACACTAAATTCAGATGACTTAATTAAGAAGCTTCCATCAATAGTTATTACATATTTTAAAAATGTGGAAACAAACCTTCCGTTGGAAACCATTCTAAATGGAGTAAAGTTTGCTAAAAACCTTGATACTGAAAATATAAGAACTGAAACATTGCCTGGAGCAGGAACATACATTGGATCAATTTCATATTTTATACATAATGAAGAACAAACTAAAGCTTTAGTTAATGAACTATATTAA
- a CDS encoding response regulator transcription factor, protein MTKILVIEDEEKLARFIELELKYEGYEVEKSFDGRAGLELVKSSPFDLVLLDIMLPGLNGIEVLRRIRQSSDVPVILLTARDAVVDKVTGLDSGADDYITKPFAIEELLARIRAVLRKKEVINEDSSSDIIVYGTLNLNTKNREVHVNDTLVYLTKKEFDLLQFMLENKNIVLSRETILDRIWGYDFSGGTNAVDVYIRYLRVKLEEPFGLKVFHTVRGVGYVIKNEH, encoded by the coding sequence ATGACTAAAATTCTCGTAATTGAAGATGAAGAAAAACTTGCCCGCTTCATAGAGTTGGAACTTAAATATGAAGGCTATGAAGTGGAAAAATCATTTGATGGAAGGGCAGGACTGGAGCTAGTTAAGTCCAGTCCTTTTGACCTTGTACTACTGGATATTATGCTCCCAGGTTTGAATGGTATAGAGGTCCTAAGGAGAATAAGGCAGTCATCTGATGTACCCGTTATATTGCTTACTGCAAGAGATGCTGTAGTTGACAAGGTAACAGGTCTTGACAGTGGCGCTGATGACTACATCACTAAACCATTTGCCATAGAAGAATTATTGGCCAGAATTAGAGCTGTTCTTAGGAAAAAGGAAGTTATAAATGAGGACTCTTCAAGTGATATAATAGTATATGGTACTTTGAATCTAAATACTAAAAACAGAGAGGTTCATGTAAATGATACATTGGTATATCTAACAAAAAAAGAATTTGATTTATTGCAATTTATGCTGGAAAATAAGAATATTGTATTAAGCCGTGAAACAATATTAGATCGTATCTGGGGATATGATTTTTCTGGTGGAACAAATGCTGTAGATGTATATATTAGGTATCTTCGAGTAAAGCTTGAGGAACCTTTCGGATTGAAGGTTTTTCATACTGTAAGAGGAGTGGGGTATGTAATAAAAAATGAGCATTAA
- a CDS encoding MOSC domain-containing protein: protein MRGKKVGKVLSINISEKKGVVKEPIKEGNFIENYGLEDDAHSGNWHRQVSLLGVESFNKMREMGVENLKFGDFAENITTEGIILYELPIGTKLAIGETLHEVTQIGKECHSGCAISKTVGKCVMPKEGIFTKVLKGGVIKEGDSIEILK, encoded by the coding sequence GTGAGAGGTAAAAAGGTAGGAAAGGTTCTATCAATCAATATTTCAGAGAAAAAAGGTGTAGTAAAGGAACCAATTAAGGAAGGAAATTTTATAGAAAACTATGGATTAGAAGATGATGCCCATAGTGGAAACTGGCATAGACAGGTTAGCTTACTTGGCGTAGAGAGCTTTAATAAGATGAGGGAAATGGGTGTAGAAAACTTAAAGTTTGGAGACTTCGCTGAGAATATAACTACGGAAGGAATTATACTATATGAACTTCCAATAGGTACTAAATTGGCTATTGGAGAAACATTGCATGAGGTAACGCAGATAGGTAAGGAATGTCATAGTGGATGTGCAATATCTAAAACTGTAGGTAAATGTGTTATGCCTAAAGAAGGAATTTTTACTAAGGTATTAAAAGGTGGCGTAATTAAAGAGGGAGATAGTATAGAAATTTTAAAGTAG
- a CDS encoding aspartate ammonia-lyase, giving the protein MTRDTNIEYRIEKDSVGESKVPKDAYYGVHSMRAYENFPITGRKMESEIIKSIAEIKKACVITNYEVGLISDKIKNAIVQACDNIINGEYHDQFIADPIQGGAGTTHNMSANEVIANRAIEILGGELGDYSIVHPNDHVNYGQSTNDVFPTSGKIATIRLLMEAKKSLIRLSEALDEKSMEFDDCVKMGRTQMQDAIPIRLGQEFNAYNSAIKRDIARFDKAIEAMSEVNLGATAIGTGLNADVDYVDKVVPNLSKVTGLDLRQTEDLIDGTQNLDGFVYVSSIIKTCAVSLSKMSNDLRLMSSGPRCGFGEIKLPPRQNGSSIMPGKINPVIPEVVSQVAFNIIGNDMTITMAAEAGQLELNAFEPVIFYNLFESIRTLTGAVNTFIDHCITGIVANKKRMKEMVDNSVGIITALCPHIGYTLAADIAKESIVTGQPIKELLLEKNVLNEELIEKILDPSAMTTPGISAEELIKKVI; this is encoded by the coding sequence ATGACTAGAGATACTAACATAGAGTATAGAATTGAAAAGGATTCCGTTGGAGAAAGTAAAGTACCTAAGGATGCATACTATGGTGTTCATAGTATGAGAGCATATGAAAACTTTCCAATTACAGGGAGGAAGATGGAGTCGGAAATAATCAAATCAATTGCAGAGATTAAGAAGGCTTGTGTTATTACTAATTATGAAGTTGGCTTAATAAGTGATAAAATAAAAAATGCAATTGTACAAGCTTGTGATAATATAATAAATGGAGAATATCATGATCAATTTATAGCTGATCCAATTCAAGGTGGAGCGGGTACTACACATAATATGAGTGCAAATGAAGTCATTGCAAATAGGGCGATAGAAATTCTTGGTGGAGAGCTAGGGGATTATAGTATAGTTCATCCAAATGACCATGTAAATTACGGACAATCTACAAATGATGTATTCCCTACGTCAGGTAAAATAGCAACGATAAGACTGCTTATGGAAGCTAAGAAAAGCCTTATTCGTTTATCAGAGGCTTTGGATGAGAAGTCGATGGAGTTTGATGATTGTGTTAAAATGGGAAGAACACAAATGCAAGATGCTATTCCAATAAGACTTGGTCAAGAATTTAATGCGTATAACAGCGCAATTAAAAGAGATATAGCAAGATTTGATAAAGCAATAGAGGCAATGTCTGAAGTTAATCTTGGTGCAACAGCTATTGGTACAGGATTAAATGCTGATGTGGATTATGTAGACAAAGTAGTACCTAATCTTTCTAAGGTAACTGGATTAGACTTAAGGCAAACTGAAGATTTAATTGATGGCACACAGAACTTAGATGGATTTGTATATGTATCTTCAATTATAAAGACATGTGCAGTATCATTATCAAAGATGTCAAATGACTTAAGGCTTATGTCTTCAGGACCAAGGTGTGGTTTTGGAGAAATTAAATTGCCACCTAGACAAAACGGTTCTTCTATAATGCCAGGAAAGATAAATCCTGTAATACCAGAGGTTGTATCACAGGTAGCTTTCAATATTATAGGAAACGATATGACAATAACCATGGCTGCAGAAGCAGGACAATTGGAGCTTAATGCATTTGAACCTGTTATCTTCTATAACTTGTTTGAATCAATCAGAACCTTAACCGGTGCAGTAAATACATTTATTGATCACTGCATAACAGGAATAGTTGCAAACAAGAAGAGAATGAAAGAGATGGTAGATAATAGCGTAGGCATAATTACAGCACTTTGTCCGCATATAGGCTATACATTAGCTGCAGATATAGCAAAGGAATCCATAGTAACAGGACAACCTATAAAGGAATTATTACTAGAAAAGAATGTCCTAAATGAAGAATTAATAGAAAAAATATTGGATCCTTCTGCGATGACAACTCCAGGAATATCAGCCGAGGAATTAATCAAAAAAGTAATTTAA
- a CDS encoding M3 family oligoendopeptidase, producing the protein MRWSLDELYTSFKSNKYIQDLGKYEKLIEEFNVWANSRLNDYKDIGVKIEEYINYSKSLSTLSAKLGTFASLTSSVDANNEVALAYLNKLSMMGSNLTKPNVKFQNYLKNIDNLDEIIKTSELLKEHDFYLNQIKIFAKYLLSEKEEVLISKLRNTGSTAWTNLQNKITSNLMVDIKLNDQEKKLPLPAVRNLAYSTDTDIRKTAYEAELLAYKKIEESSAAALNGIKGEVLTITELRGYSSPLEEVLIQSRMNNGTLDSMFTAIKEYLPIFHKYYRRKAELLGHKNGLPFYDMFAPMGKVSRTFTYEEAMKYIVENFRTFSDKLADYAENAYERNWLDVEPREGKIGGAFCSNIHPIKESRVLANFDGSFSNVITLAHELGHGYHGLNLKDASILNSRYPMPIAETASIFCETIVTNAALREASDDEAIGILETSISDAGQVIVDIYSRFLFETEVFERRKDHPLSVNEFKEIMVEAQKKSYGHGLDHDVLHPYMWINKTHYYSAGRNFYNFPYAFGLLFSKGLYAEYLTKGNNFVKEYDELLEATGKNNIEDVALRMNIDIQSPEFFRASLQLIENDIEKFIKITSK; encoded by the coding sequence ATGAGATGGAGCTTAGATGAGCTATATACCTCATTTAAATCTAATAAATATATTCAGGATTTAGGAAAATATGAAAAACTTATAGAGGAATTTAACGTATGGGCAAATTCAAGATTAAATGATTATAAAGATATTGGGGTTAAAATAGAAGAATATATAAATTATTCTAAATCCCTATCTACTCTTAGTGCAAAATTAGGTACTTTTGCCTCTCTTACTTCAAGTGTAGATGCAAATAATGAGGTTGCTCTAGCATATTTGAACAAACTTTCTATGATGGGTTCTAATTTGACTAAACCAAATGTTAAATTCCAAAATTATTTAAAGAATATAGATAATCTAGATGAAATTATCAAAACATCAGAACTTCTAAAGGAACATGACTTCTATCTTAATCAAATTAAGATATTTGCTAAATATCTGCTAAGTGAAAAGGAAGAAGTATTGATATCAAAGCTTAGGAATACTGGTTCCACTGCATGGACTAATCTACAAAATAAAATCACTTCTAACTTAATGGTAGATATAAAACTTAATGATCAGGAAAAGAAACTACCTCTTCCAGCAGTAAGAAATCTTGCCTATAGTACTGATACTGATATTAGGAAAACAGCCTATGAAGCTGAACTTTTGGCCTACAAAAAGATTGAGGAATCTTCAGCAGCTGCCCTAAATGGTATAAAAGGAGAAGTATTGACTATAACAGAACTAAGAGGATACAGTTCACCTTTAGAAGAAGTCTTAATTCAATCTAGAATGAATAATGGAACTTTAGATTCAATGTTTACTGCAATAAAGGAGTATTTACCTATATTCCATAAGTATTATAGAAGAAAAGCTGAACTTTTAGGTCATAAGAATGGTCTTCCTTTCTATGATATGTTTGCACCTATGGGTAAAGTCAGTAGAACCTTTACCTATGAAGAAGCTATGAAATATATAGTTGAGAACTTTAGAACTTTTAGTGATAAACTAGCTGATTATGCTGAAAATGCATATGAAAGAAACTGGCTGGATGTTGAACCAAGGGAAGGTAAAATAGGTGGAGCCTTTTGCTCAAATATTCATCCCATTAAGGAAAGTAGAGTATTGGCTAACTTCGATGGTAGTTTCTCAAATGTGATTACATTAGCTCATGAATTAGGCCATGGTTATCATGGTTTAAATTTAAAAGATGCTTCAATTTTAAATAGTAGATACCCTATGCCTATTGCTGAAACCGCTTCTATATTCTGTGAAACTATAGTGACAAATGCCGCATTAAGAGAAGCATCAGATGACGAAGCTATAGGCATATTAGAGACATCCATCTCAGATGCTGGTCAAGTAATAGTCGATATATACAGTAGATTCTTATTTGAAACAGAAGTATTTGAAAGAAGAAAGGATCATCCATTATCGGTTAATGAGTTTAAGGAAATAATGGTTGAAGCTCAAAAGAAGTCATATGGTCATGGCCTTGATCATGATGTTCTTCATCCTTATATGTGGATAAACAAGACTCACTATTATTCAGCAGGCCGTAATTTTTACAACTTCCCATATGCATTTGGATTGTTGTTCTCTAAAGGATTGTATGCTGAATATTTAACAAAGGGCAACAACTTTGTGAAAGAATATGACGAATTATTAGAAGCTACAGGTAAAAACAATATTGAAGATGTAGCTTTAAGAATGAATATAGATATTCAAAGTCCGGAATTCTTTAGAGCCTCACTACAACTGATAGAGAATGATATAGAGAAATTCATAAAGATTACATCTAAATAA
- a CDS encoding NADP-dependent malic enzyme, whose protein sequence is MDYSKLSLEMHEKNKGKIEVISKIKIEDKDDLSTAYTPGVAEPCKEIHKDKTNAYRYTSKGNLIGVITDGSAVLGLGNIGGIAGMPVMEGKAILFKEFGNVDAVPIILDTQDTDEIVKTIINIAPTFGGINLEDISAPRCIEIENRLKEVLDIPVFHDDQHGTAIVVTAAIINALRVVNKKVEDVKVVINGSGAAGGAILKMLRAINISNIIVCDSKGIIYRGNPSNNWFKNELAEISNLENIQGTLEDAIVGADIFVGVSKGNVLTEEMVGKMNGDSIVLAMANPVPEIFPDEAKKAGARVIGTGRSDFPNQINNLLAFPGVFRGALDARASEINYDMNIAAAYAIANMVKADELGEEYIIPSALNKDVAVNVAKAVEKAARETGVARV, encoded by the coding sequence ATGGATTATTCAAAATTAAGTTTAGAAATGCATGAAAAGAATAAAGGCAAAATTGAGGTTATATCAAAGATAAAGATAGAGGATAAAGATGACTTATCAACTGCCTATACACCAGGAGTAGCAGAGCCATGTAAAGAAATTCATAAAGATAAAACAAATGCCTACAGATATACATCAAAAGGTAATTTGATTGGAGTTATCACAGACGGTTCAGCAGTATTAGGTCTCGGAAATATAGGGGGTATTGCCGGTATGCCAGTAATGGAAGGTAAAGCAATACTATTCAAAGAATTTGGAAATGTGGATGCTGTACCAATAATTCTGGACACTCAAGATACAGATGAAATAGTAAAAACCATAATAAACATAGCACCTACATTTGGCGGGATAAATCTTGAAGACATATCAGCACCAAGATGTATAGAAATTGAAAACAGACTAAAAGAAGTATTAGACATACCTGTATTTCATGATGACCAGCATGGGACTGCAATTGTTGTAACTGCAGCGATAATTAATGCCTTAAGAGTTGTAAATAAGAAGGTAGAAGATGTTAAAGTTGTAATAAACGGAAGTGGAGCAGCAGGTGGTGCGATACTTAAGATGTTAAGAGCTATAAATATAAGCAATATTATAGTATGCGACAGTAAGGGTATTATCTATCGTGGAAATCCTAGTAACAACTGGTTTAAGAATGAATTAGCTGAAATATCAAATTTAGAAAATATACAAGGAACCCTTGAAGACGCAATAGTTGGAGCAGATATATTCGTTGGAGTATCAAAAGGAAATGTATTAACTGAAGAAATGGTTGGTAAAATGAATGGAGATTCCATAGTACTGGCCATGGCTAATCCTGTACCTGAAATATTCCCTGATGAAGCTAAAAAGGCTGGAGCAAGGGTTATAGGAACAGGAAGATCAGATTTTCCAAATCAAATTAACAATTTATTAGCTTTCCCTGGTGTTTTTAGAGGTGCATTAGATGCTAGAGCCAGTGAAATAAACTATGATATGAACATAGCTGCAGCATATGCAATTGCAAATATGGTTAAAGCAGATGAACTAGGTGAAGAGTATATTATTCCGAGTGCATTAAATAAAGATGTTGCAGTAAATGTAGCAAAAGCAGTAGAAAAGGCAGCAAGAGAAACTGGAGTTGCGAGAGTTTAG
- a CDS encoding ABC-F family ATP-binding cassette domain-containing protein has translation MSILTVTNLSHSYGGREILNNVSFRLLKGEHVGLIGANGEGKSSFMNIITGKLEPDEGQIEWSKRVRVGYLDQHAVLEKGMTIREALRGAFKYLFELEQEMQDMYMKMGEVSEDELTNLLEEVGTIQDILDHNDFYIVDAKIDETARGLGLEEIGLDRDVNDLSGGQRTKVLLAKLLLEKPDILMLDEPTNYLDEQHIVWLQRYLQEYENAFILISHDIPFLNSVVNLIYHVEDKELNRYVGDYDNFLKVHEAKKAQIEAAYKRQQQEIAELEDFVARNKARVATRNMAMSRQKKLDKMEVIELTREKPKPEFNFLEGRASGKVIFETRDLVIGYDEPLSKPLNLRMERGQRIALVGANGIGKTTLLKSILGLIKPYSGEVELGDNLEIGYFEQESTEKNEKTCIEEIWSEFPSWVQFEIRAALAKCGLTTDHIESKVMVLSGGEQAKVRLCKILNRETNVLLLDEPTNHLDVDAKEELKRALKEYKGGILLISHEPDFYNEVATEVWNCEKWSTKI, from the coding sequence ATGAGCATATTAACTGTAACAAATCTTAGTCATAGTTATGGTGGCAGAGAAATTTTAAACAATGTTTCCTTTAGATTACTTAAAGGTGAACATGTTGGCTTAATAGGAGCAAATGGTGAAGGTAAATCTTCATTTATGAATATAATCACAGGTAAATTAGAACCAGATGAAGGGCAAATTGAATGGTCAAAAAGAGTAAGAGTTGGATACTTAGATCAACATGCAGTTCTAGAAAAAGGTATGACTATCCGTGAAGCTTTAAGAGGCGCATTTAAATATTTATTTGAATTAGAACAAGAAATGCAAGATATGTATATGAAAATGGGTGAAGTATCTGAAGATGAATTGACTAATTTATTGGAGGAAGTTGGTACTATTCAAGATATTTTGGATCACAATGATTTCTATATTGTAGATGCTAAGATTGATGAGACAGCCAGAGGATTAGGGTTGGAAGAAATAGGACTTGATAGAGATGTTAACGACTTAAGTGGTGGCCAGAGAACTAAGGTATTACTTGCCAAATTGTTATTAGAAAAACCTGATATTCTAATGCTTGATGAGCCTACTAACTACTTAGATGAACAGCATATAGTATGGTTGCAGAGATATCTTCAGGAGTATGAAAATGCATTTATCTTAATTTCACACGATATTCCTTTCTTAAACAGTGTAGTTAATTTAATATATCATGTCGAGGATAAGGAGCTTAATCGTTATGTTGGAGATTATGATAATTTCTTAAAGGTACATGAGGCTAAAAAGGCACAAATAGAAGCTGCATATAAAAGACAACAGCAGGAAATTGCAGAATTAGAAGACTTTGTTGCAAGAAACAAAGCTAGAGTTGCAACTAGAAATATGGCTATGTCCAGACAAAAGAAACTAGACAAAATGGAAGTAATAGAACTTACCCGTGAAAAGCCGAAGCCAGAATTTAATTTTTTAGAAGGTAGAGCATCCGGTAAGGTAATCTTTGAAACTAGGGACCTAGTTATTGGATATGATGAACCCCTATCAAAACCATTGAACTTAAGAATGGAACGAGGTCAAAGAATAGCTTTAGTAGGCGCTAATGGAATTGGTAAAACTACATTGCTAAAATCAATACTCGGATTAATAAAGCCATATTCAGGAGAAGTAGAACTTGGTGATAATCTTGAAATCGGTTATTTTGAACAGGAATCTACAGAAAAAAACGAAAAAACCTGTATAGAAGAAATCTGGAGCGAGTTTCCTAGCTGGGTCCAATTTGAAATAAGAGCTGCTTTAGCTAAGTGTGGTTTGACAACCGATCATATAGAATCTAAGGTTATGGTTTTAAGCGGTGGTGAACAAGCAAAGGTTAGACTATGTAAGATATTAAATAGAGAAACAAATGTCCTTCTTTTAGACGAACCTACTAACCACTTAGACGTAGATGCTAAAGAAGAATTAAAAAGAGCATTAAAGGAATATAAGGGTGGAATATTATTAATTTCCCATGAGCCTGATTTTTACAATGAAGTAGCTACTGAAGTTTGGAATTGTGAAAAGTGGTCTACTAAAATATAA
- a CDS encoding DUF4342 domain-containing protein has translation MVTLQQVEELRKYANITFNEAKEALEETNGDILQAIINLEKKGRIKAPKDGGFYSSKDSYENSQNSDDIGNVHQEFYDESGTSFSEILNKIISFSKRAFDKGNRNNFEVIKDGKRIMSIPVTILVILIIFTFWITIPIMIIGLFMGYRYAFTGPELGKETVNRAMDSVSSAAENLKKEFKGDKNND, from the coding sequence ATGGTTACTTTACAACAAGTAGAGGAGTTAAGGAAGTATGCAAATATTACTTTTAATGAAGCAAAGGAAGCACTAGAGGAGACTAACGGAGATATTCTTCAGGCTATAATAAATCTTGAGAAAAAGGGTCGAATTAAAGCACCTAAGGATGGAGGCTTCTATAGTTCAAAGGATTCATATGAAAATAGCCAAAATAGTGATGACATAGGAAATGTTCATCAAGAATTTTATGATGAATCCGGCACATCCTTTTCTGAAATCTTGAACAAAATTATTTCCTTTAGTAAGAGGGCATTTGATAAAGGAAATAGAAATAACTTTGAGGTTATAAAAGATGGAAAAAGAATTATGTCAATACCGGTTACTATTCTAGTAATCCTAATAATCTTTACTTTCTGGATTACAATTCCGATTATGATTATAGGATTATTCATGGGTTATAGATATGCATTTACTGGTCCTGAACTTGGAAAGGAAACAGTAAATCGTGCGATGGATTCTGTTTCTAGTGCAGCAGAAAACCTAAAGAAAGAGTTTAAAGGTGATAAAAATAATGACTAA